In the genome of Danaus plexippus chromosome 18 unlocalized genomic scaffold, MEX_DaPlex mxdp_20, whole genome shotgun sequence, the window TCATTTTTAGTGATTGCTGCAGAAATGGAAGTAGAAACTGCTGCATTATACCACTCAGAATTGTGGTTTGAAATTGAAGACTTGAAAAACAGTTCCatggatattaataaaattgaaaaataactaaattttctTCTCCTTGTACTTTATTAACTTCGAACCTTGCAAATTCACACAGAAACACATTTTccataatacataaataaaatctatgaataataattcattctaaaaaaaaatatcctactGAAAAAAGTAGAACCCAATGGGCTCAAATAGCTTAGACCCTACCTCGTAATCTCATTTTATCAGCCGGTCATAAGTTCAAATGATAGAATAACGTTCAAAGAACAGAACGAGCACAATTACAATATCATCTTTATTTCAAAGGTATAAGATCTATTCTAGTTTTGCATCGAAATACGAAGCCACAATATGTACCATTTTCCTCGTTGGCATATTAACGAACAGCTCTTGTCATTGTTTAGTGCAGTGATTTAACAAACATGTTTTTAGTTCTTATTACAATTACATTGGCATTAACCGCTAATATCGAAGGAAAGTTGAACGCAAAAGCTAAAGCAACACCTCCGCATTGTACGCAGGTTACTAAAGGTgaaaaaactattgttatattaacgTGTATTCCTTTATAAATCTCCTGTTAtcaaaaaatagtttcaattgaatattggtttatattttagacaCTGATTATTCATCGCGCTACAAACTAGACTATCCTGTAGCATACATTATACCAGGACAACATGAGGCGTATCAACAGGTAGGTATATGGATaggttaaattatttctacaacGTCCGATCACCTTTTtcatcaaaacaataaaacctttttagcGAAAATAAacaggttttataaaaaaaaaaaaaaaagtagcagtaatacaatttcatttttgtGTGTTTCATTTAGATGTATTGTATAAATCCACCGGCTGTGAATAAAGCGGTAACTGTAGTGTGCGATTGGGCCGCCCCGCCGCAGGTGCAATTCACACTGGGCGATGACTATATGCACGTGGTACGACAGGATCCTAGCGGACGATTCCTCGGGAACGCCGTCATCAATACCTACCAGTTGTGTAGCCATAATATATCTCACGTAGATAGCAATTCCTTGGATGGCCCTGTTGTtactgaatattaattaatgaaggAATGAGATTACTAAAACTATATGCAATTACACTTGCTAAAGAACTAAaaagtatgatataaaaatctcgatcaaatattctttattatgatCAAAGAGAGAGATTTGCAATTACATTATAGGAAGAAATAAATGagttcaaaaattttacaagctttttttttcgtaatccaatatgtcatatttaattttcgtctctatatatttataacataatatttaaaaaatggttCATAAATTGAAACAGCCACTGTTGCTGGTACcgtaattagaaatatttataggaaAGTGCTGTagaattaattgaattgaCACTTGTCACTACTCTGTGTATTCCGTCACAATAaccgtatattaaaattgacatGTTATCAACCAAATTAACTCAGCTCATATAAAATGCAATTTGGTGAAGGTACATCGATctgattatgttttattaatttttttcgaaCTCTAAatgctatattaaaaattgtagaaGAAACGAAACGAAACGTctggagtatgtagtttttaaaataataaaattcacgtagttttatccgaaaaatattaatttcatttaaatgaatactcgcgaaagtcttagatttcATTCATTGTAGAAGAAGTTATCtatacattacattaattacgTCACTAGcgttatttttacaattacgTATTTTTAGCGTTCACCTTCGTCCAATCACCTCGTCTCTCACAATCAGACCTAATCAATAAATAGTTCTCTAACAAAATTTCAACACCGCGATATTTTCGGTTCTTTTAGTATGTGCTTCATTTGTTTTTgagattgtttaatattagcGAGTCGATCTGTTCTTGGTTATTGTCCTATTGTTTTTGGTCCGCGAGACCAAAGCGATGCTCGGTTGTGTATGTGATACCATTTAATTAAGTTgctatctatttattatataatattgctaagtgaaaagtatttatttcagtgttgcataatgtttattgattccaatatataatattattttatatcaatatttagttattctTTCATTTGTTACCATAATGAACGAAGACTGTGTCTGTAGAGTGTGAATATTCCAGTTCGGTTTCTGAGGATGGTGGTGCCTGTGATGCGGAGTATAGTCTAGAAGCTCAAGAATAAAATACGGTTTTAGATAAGGGACGAGCAGCAGGATGATGCATAAGATGAATTATCtcgaataatatacaaatcgATGGATCGTTCTGATTGTTAGAATATTAAACCATTCACGATCAATACTTTTCatgctgttatttttttcctttttatttcataccaTAGTCTTTTTACGTAACCATAAAAAGgaagtttaaatatgttatttgaattagaatgccaaaaaaaaaaataaaatttaaaagattttacaaaataaatttaaattactaatatttttacgtcttttttatcatattataaccTCTGGTTAggaaaaaactataatatattacttaataagcACATAATTACCAATATATAGATCAGGATCAAATTCGTCTGAGTCCCAATGGTTTTGGTCGAGAGAACATTTTGTAAAACTTTCTATATAAGGGCTGGTTATTGTACTATTCAGTAAATTCATTAAACTTCTAACTCGAAGGTAgaatacaaaacataattttataggagaaagaaaatatattataaattaaaaaaaaatagccgGTTTAGTAAGTCAAGTGTCGAGGCGACACATTCACTTAAATATGGATCTGCCTTGCGGACACCAGATGTATGGTAAATACTATTTACCTAAGCAACAAGACTTCGATGTTCCTACATTATTCCAAGTCGCTAGCCTTAAGAAGCTCCTCCCTCcctcaaattataatatgggCCATAATGAGGGCAGGTTACAAATCATCATCACATATCTGATATCTGATGATCACAGCTTCACATATCTGATAATATTACAGCTTCGAATacatgtatttcttttttataaacatttcttttaattgaagtctatttattacaataaaaaagtccattaaaataaataattttaaagaattattatctttaatactatattaatgtattaatgtgATATCTAatcttgataataaataaaaaaagatttctttaTCGAATTATAACTTGGTTCaacttgaaattataattaaaatattagtttaaaataatgtttacgcgatataactattttttttgggAAAAATCCACCTCGACTTCCCCAGTTCCTCAATCTGGTTTGATTAGGCgaaacattttgaataatcTCTAAGGTATTTAAATGCTAAAATTGTGTTAGTAAAGAAACTCATAGAAGTCTGAAAAACCTCATAGAAAATGAAGATGGAAATGACGTGGTCGTAGTTTTTCTGATTCATTTGCACATAAACGATAATTGCGAATTCCAATACCTAAcctatttaactttatattatccaTAAATTTTCATGAAGCTTCTTCACCACACC includes:
- the LOC116772979 gene encoding uncharacterized protein LOC116772979; its protein translation is MFLVLITITLALTANIEGKLNAKAKATPPHCTQVTKDTDYSSRYKLDYPVAYIIPGQHEAYQQMYCINPPAVNKAVTVVCDWAAPPQVQFTLGDDYMHVVRQDPSGRFLGNAVINTYQLCSHNISHVDSNSLDGPVVTEY